From the Hordeum vulgare subsp. vulgare chromosome 1H, MorexV3_pseudomolecules_assembly, whole genome shotgun sequence genome, the window CGACTAAAAACAAGCCATGACCAAGAAATCTAACAAAATGGAGGgaattttttttgtgattttttttatgGCAAATGAGGTGGTAGAAAGCAGCTGCAGGCTCCCAGTAGAAGTGATAGATCACTCTACTTGGTGTACTCCATTGCCCAGAAGTTCGCAAAGATGTAGCTGGCCTTGACGCCTGTAAACCCTGCAGCCTTGGCTAGCTTCTCGAAGTCCCTGAGGTTCCTTTCCTTGCCGCCGGGGCTGTACGCCAGCAAGCTGGCGTCCACACAGATTAACCCCTGCGCGTTGTTTGTCGCGTCCGGGTTCACTGGCAGGATACATTCCACGTTGATCACCTTACCATGCGCGGGCAGTGCGTCGTAGCAGTTCTTGAGGAGTACCGCACACTCGTCGTCGCTGAAGCAGGGGAGAATCCATTTCATGAGGATGGCGTCTCCGGACGGCACCATCTCAAACATGTCGCCGCCGACGTGTTCGACGCCGGGGTAGGGCTGCGCGTCGGAGATTACGTGGGGAAGGTCGAAGTTGATCCCCTTTATGCTCGGGTACTTCTTGGTGATGGCGTGGATGACGGCGCCCACGCCACCCGCGAGATCCACAAGGGTGTCGATGCCGTCGAAACCAGTATACAATTCGAGAAGCTTCTTGGTGATGATGACCGAATGGTCCTTCATGGCCTCGTTAAAGAGGTGATTGAAGTGATCATCTGTGCCAGCGTAGTCAAACCACGACGCTCCGAATGCCTTGGTGAATGCACTGCCACCCTCAAGGACCGCGTCCTTCATGTGACACCTGCAAATTAATGAATTAACTTCATAAGATATCGCTTCTGATTTATATATGGTAGTTCGACAAGAAAGTATGATttacatgcatgaaaaacaaatcaCTAGAAACTTGTCTTTAAACtgaatattactccctccgtttctaaatatccatactctaaaacatgtctatataaatccgtatgtagttcataataaAACTGTAAAAAGACTTATACTTAGAAACGGAGAAAGTAAATTAAATGGATGTTTTTTGTGGCGGAAAACTACTCCGGCTTTACATACTGTGCGTACTGATAAGCGAAAGTAGCTCTCACCAGGCCTCCATGAAGAGCTTGTTCTGGGCAAGGAGGCAGAAGGGCGCCATGGAGACACCGTCCTCGTTGGGAGTGAGCCACTTGCACACCGGCTCAGCGCCATACCTGCGGGACAGGCTCCCGTCTGCGCACTCATCCACTAGGCACGAAACGACCTTGTATGTTGCCAGTACCCGCAGCAACCGATCCACCATGGACGCCGCGTCCGGGTTGGACTCCGCTTTGGACGGAAGCTTGGCCGCTACCTCTTCCGGCGTCAACGTCTTCCCACCGGCGCCCACCAGGGTCTCCAGCAGGCCCAGCTCGATGCAAGTGCGAAGCGTCATCGGCAGGACAGCCGACGAAGCCAGCTGCAGCGCGAACATCAACGCCTCCTCGTTGGCCATGACGCCGGCTGGCTAGCTAGCGTCTGCTGTTGGTAAGCGTTACTGCAAACCTTTGTGGTGAGAGGACGGCTAACTAACACTTGATGATGTTTGACGCTTTGAGTTGGAACGGGGTACTACTTATAGGAGCTTCCGTGGTCCCTCATCACTTCCGGCGGCAAGTGGGGGTGATGTCCAGTCACAGTCGGGA encodes:
- the LOC123405768 gene encoding flavone O-methyltransferase 1-like, with the translated sequence MANEEALMFALQLASSAVLPMTLRTCIELGLLETLVGAGGKTLTPEEVAAKLPSKAESNPDAASMVDRLLRVLATYKVVSCLVDECADGSLSRRYGAEPVCKWLTPNEDGVSMAPFCLLAQNKLFMEAWCHMKDAVLEGGSAFTKAFGASWFDYAGTDDHFNHLFNEAMKDHSVIITKKLLELYTGFDGIDTLVDLAGGVGAVIHAITKKYPSIKGINFDLPHVISDAQPYPGVEHVGGDMFEMVPSGDAILMKWILPCFSDDECAVLLKNCYDALPAHGKVINVECILPVNPDATNNAQGLICVDASLLAYSPGGKERNLRDFEKLAKAAGFTGVKASYIFANFWAMEYTK